The Bos indicus isolate NIAB-ARS_2022 breed Sahiwal x Tharparkar chromosome X, NIAB-ARS_B.indTharparkar_mat_pri_1.0, whole genome shotgun sequence genome has a window encoding:
- the TCEAL9 gene encoding transcription elongation factor A protein-like 9 encodes MKPCQKTEEKPENENEPKLEEVPKPEEKQEEEEKTEGTFRERLIQSLQEFKEDIHNRHLSKEDMFRNVNEIDEIRRVRNKLIVMRWKVNRNHPHPYLM; translated from the coding sequence ATGAAACCCTgtcaaaaaactgaagaaaaaccaGAAAATGAGAATGAACCCAAACTTGAAGAAGTACCAAAGCCTGAGGAAaagcaagaggaggaggaaaaaacagaaggaaCTTTTAGAGAAAGACTGATTCAGTCTCTCCAGGAatttaaagaagatatacacaaCAGGCATTTAAGCAAGGAAGATATGTTTAGAAATGTGAATGAAATTGATGAGATAAGGAGAGTCAGAAACAAACTTATAGTGATGCGTTGGAAGGTTAATCGAAACCATCCTCACCCCTATTTAATGTAG